One stretch of Niallia sp. XMNu-256 DNA includes these proteins:
- a CDS encoding cobalamin-independent methionine synthase II family protein, with product MTLPLFPTTVIGSWPRSKDVQRAMRDKRAGRITEEEFQTVANEAVLQILNWQEEAGIDIVSDGEQRRDNYISFVAEHLNNVRMLSVSELLDYVEDKSSFEEILGTLDVPAFSMSNPAATGKISRKKPLALNDFLFLKQHTDKAVKVTLPGPYLLTRSMWVEGLSEGAYPTKEDLSIDIIKVLREELEDLIAAGVEFVQFDEPVLTEVVFTQKNANRTFMCGALTAKADAEVELAFALELINQVTDGMLGRGTTIGVHICRGNWSTEDDILLRGPYFPLIPYLENANVDQLALEYATPRAGEIDAVKSIGGKTLGFGVINPRTVDVESVDDIVARVEEVRAILPDEKILLNPDCGFGTFAQRPMNSDEIAFNKLKAMAEAAKKLRETVTV from the coding sequence ATGACATTACCATTATTCCCAACGACAGTAATTGGCAGTTGGCCACGCTCTAAAGACGTACAACGGGCAATGCGTGATAAACGCGCGGGTCGAATAACGGAAGAAGAATTCCAAACGGTTGCCAATGAAGCCGTGTTACAAATCTTGAACTGGCAAGAGGAAGCAGGAATTGATATTGTTTCCGATGGAGAACAGCGTCGAGATAATTATATTTCCTTTGTGGCTGAACATTTGAATAATGTTCGTATGCTAAGTGTTTCGGAGTTACTTGATTATGTAGAAGATAAATCCAGTTTTGAAGAAATTCTCGGAACGTTAGATGTACCTGCTTTTTCAATGTCAAATCCGGCAGCAACAGGAAAGATTAGCCGCAAAAAACCACTTGCATTAAATGACTTTTTATTTTTAAAACAACATACAGACAAAGCAGTTAAAGTGACTTTGCCTGGTCCATATTTGTTGACGAGATCCATGTGGGTAGAGGGACTATCAGAAGGGGCTTACCCAACCAAAGAGGATCTCTCGATTGATATTATCAAAGTTTTACGCGAAGAATTAGAGGATCTCATCGCAGCAGGCGTTGAATTTGTCCAATTTGATGAGCCTGTCTTAACTGAAGTTGTATTTACGCAAAAGAATGCAAATCGAACCTTCATGTGCGGTGCATTAACAGCAAAGGCTGATGCAGAAGTGGAGTTAGCTTTTGCTCTAGAGTTGATCAATCAAGTGACCGATGGAATGCTTGGAAGAGGCACAACCATTGGCGTTCATATCTGCCGCGGGAATTGGAGTACAGAGGATGATATTTTACTACGTGGCCCGTATTTCCCATTAATCCCTTATTTAGAAAATGCAAATGTTGACCAATTAGCTTTAGAATATGCGACACCACGTGCAGGGGAAATTGATGCTGTAAAGAGCATTGGTGGAAAAACATTAGGTTTTGGTGTCATTAATCCTAGAACAGTTGATGTTGAATCAGTAGACGATATTGTCGCACGTGTAGAGGAAGTAAGAGCGATCTTGCCTGATGAAAAAATCCTTCTAAATCCAGATTGTGGTTTTGGAACCTTTGCACAGCGCCCGATGAATAGTGATGAAATTGCCTTTAATAAATTAAAAGCAATGGCCGAAGCAGCAAAAAAGCTTCGTGAAACGGTTACAGTTTAA